One candidate division KSB1 bacterium genomic window carries:
- a CDS encoding peptidoglycan bridge formation glycyltransferase FemA/FemB family protein: MSGPRRLSARYAVSVCPLRRHEWDAVVADFADLTVYQTWAYGAVRWGEQNITHLLLRRSGKIVAAAQARLFRAPMLGLGVAYVRYGPLFRNGATEETLETFRQAVRALRNEFVCARRLILRLNVNLWSLGNPEPYKRVLVDEGFRPAPFIPPLRTLVVDLRPTLEELRANLLQRWRNNLNQAERRFGVAVRSGTSAEFFSEFMKVYRTMVEAKGFATFTRVEEFAAMQELLAPEQKQLVVLGHTAGRVVAGAVLSWTGEKGIMLLAASNQEGRATRASFAVQWHALEQLKARGCKWYDLGGIDPVTNPGGYHFKQGLAGKLGEEAVYLGQFESCPDMLRATALGAVQALQTTYRRTRLALSALHSRRALRRAARAGATKPEESTTVALEAADLTRGQK, from the coding sequence ATGAGTGGACCTCGCAGGTTGTCGGCACGTTATGCGGTGTCGGTATGTCCTCTTCGAAGGCACGAGTGGGATGCGGTGGTGGCCGATTTCGCTGACCTCACGGTGTATCAGACTTGGGCCTATGGCGCGGTGCGCTGGGGCGAGCAGAACATCACCCACCTTCTGCTGCGGCGCTCCGGCAAGATAGTGGCGGCAGCACAGGCACGCCTATTTCGCGCACCCATGCTCGGCCTCGGCGTTGCCTACGTGCGTTATGGTCCTCTGTTTCGCAACGGCGCAACCGAGGAAACGTTGGAGACCTTTCGGCAGGCAGTGCGAGCTCTGCGCAATGAGTTCGTGTGCGCCCGGAGGTTGATCTTGCGCCTGAACGTGAATCTTTGGTCTCTGGGCAATCCAGAACCGTACAAAAGGGTACTTGTGGATGAGGGTTTTCGCCCGGCGCCGTTCATTCCCCCACTGCGGACGCTGGTGGTGGACCTTCGGCCGACGCTCGAGGAGTTGCGCGCCAATCTCCTCCAGAGGTGGCGCAACAACCTCAACCAGGCAGAAAGACGTTTCGGTGTTGCTGTCAGGTCCGGAACTAGCGCTGAGTTTTTTTCGGAGTTCATGAAGGTTTACCGCACCATGGTGGAGGCAAAGGGCTTTGCTACTTTCACCAGAGTCGAGGAGTTTGCGGCCATGCAGGAACTCCTGGCGCCGGAACAGAAGCAGCTGGTCGTGCTCGGTCACACAGCTGGACGGGTCGTAGCCGGCGCCGTCCTGTCGTGGACGGGAGAGAAGGGCATCATGCTTCTGGCGGCAAGCAACCAGGAGGGGCGGGCTACCCGTGCCTCTTTTGCCGTGCAGTGGCACGCCTTAGAACAGCTGAAGGCTCGTGGCTGCAAATGGTATGACTTGGGGGGCATCGACCCCGTGACCAACCCGGGTGGATACCACTTCAAACAGGGGTTGGCGGGCAAATTGGGCGAGGAAGCGGTTTATCTTGGGCAGTTCGAGAGCTGTCCGGACATGCTTCGCGCTACGGCCTTGGGAGCAGTGCAGGCCCTGCAAACCACCTACCGTCGCACCAGGTTAGCTCTGAGTGCACTGCACTCGCGCCGGGCCTTGCGACGAGCGGCGCGCGCAGGCGCCACAAAGCCTGAGGAAAGCACTACCGTTGCCCTGGAGGCAGCGGACCTAACAAGGGGCCAGAAATGA
- a CDS encoding GDP-mannose 4,6-dehydratase — translation MKIAVTGCAGFIGSHLLDALLEEGHVVVGIDNLSMGTLDNVRHHLGNPRFSFHCEDVRRRTVLRRICKGADVIVHLAAFKIPRYGKSIDTLLVNSQGTHAVLEVARSTGAKVVLASTSDVYGKNEHLPFHEESDSVFGSSKVARWGYAVSKVFDEHLAFAYQEEYGIPVVVLRIFGSYGPRHHLSWWGGPQAVFIGHILRGEAVPIHGDGLQTRTFAYVSDVVNGIGRAITSEAANGEILNLGGTQEITILELAHLIHRLCRTGRPLALEFVPYSSFNGRPYQDVRRRVPDLRKAQRLLGYVPAVSLEEGLQRTIRWQRKVMGLYEASTGCMVARAASVVAG, via the coding sequence ATGAAAATCGCGGTAACTGGTTGCGCAGGGTTTATTGGCTCTCACTTGCTCGATGCTCTCCTGGAAGAGGGCCATGTTGTTGTTGGCATCGACAACCTGTCAATGGGGACTTTAGACAACGTGCGGCACCACTTGGGCAATCCGCGCTTCAGCTTTCACTGCGAGGACGTGCGGCGCCGCACGGTTTTGCGCCGCATCTGCAAAGGGGCCGACGTCATCGTACACCTGGCCGCCTTCAAAATCCCCCGTTATGGCAAGAGCATCGATACCCTTCTCGTCAACAGTCAGGGGACTCACGCCGTCCTGGAGGTGGCACGGAGCACAGGAGCGAAAGTGGTGCTGGCTTCCACCTCGGACGTATACGGCAAGAACGAGCACTTGCCGTTCCACGAAGAAAGCGACTCGGTCTTCGGCAGCAGCAAGGTAGCGCGCTGGGGTTACGCCGTGTCGAAGGTGTTTGACGAACACCTTGCCTTTGCTTATCAGGAGGAATACGGCATCCCAGTGGTGGTTCTCCGGATCTTTGGTTCCTATGGGCCTCGCCATCACCTCTCCTGGTGGGGCGGTCCACAGGCAGTATTCATCGGCCACATTTTGCGCGGGGAGGCGGTGCCGATTCATGGCGATGGACTGCAGACCCGTACCTTTGCCTACGTGTCTGATGTGGTGAATGGAATAGGGCGGGCGATAACTTCCGAGGCAGCCAACGGAGAAATCCTCAATCTGGGCGGCACCCAGGAGATCACCATCCTGGAGCTAGCCCACTTGATCCATCGCCTGTGCAGAACAGGGCGTCCACTGGCCCTGGAGTTTGTCCCGTACTCATCGTTCAATGGTCGTCCTTACCAAGACGTGCGCCGGCGCGTGCCGGACCTCCGGAAAGCGCAGAGGCTGCTCGGTTATGTCCCCGCAGTCAGTCTTGAAGAGGGCCTGCAGAGGACCATTCGCTGGCAGCGTAAGGTAATGGGACTCTACGAGGCTTCAACCGGGTGTATGGTCGCACGGGCTGCGAGCGTTGTCGCTGGTTAA
- a CDS encoding FAD-dependent oxidoreductase: protein MGKDIAIVGGGMLGMALAHRLAGQGKRVALFEAQPELGGLAGSARIGSVRWDRYYHVILPGDSCLLALLAELGLSKQVVWEQTRTGLFIDGALHSVSSAREFALLPVLSVVDRLRFGLNVLYASRLRNWRSLDRVSAVAWLRRWSGRNVCARIWVPLLRAKLGEEYSRASAAFIWATVRRLYGARVSGDKKEKLGYVQGGYGSVVGAMKRVLEKRGVTLKCDHRLWRVEPREQGGFLLHFANGAVHRAAKVVLTVPNPTILSSCPWLSETEQTQLRKASYMGIVCLALLLRKPLGGYYLTNIADEGLPFTGIIEMSALVGADSFQGYTLVYLPKYVPSDDQLFLTPDEEVLESFLNGLQRMYPALKQEDIAGWTVTRDGHVFALPTLGYSEIAPPMRASTPGLFIVNSAQIVSTTLNVNEAVRQAEEAATVIGSS, encoded by the coding sequence GTGGGTAAAGACATCGCCATAGTTGGGGGCGGCATGCTTGGCATGGCCCTGGCCCACAGATTGGCTGGACAAGGCAAGCGTGTTGCCCTGTTTGAGGCCCAGCCCGAACTCGGCGGGCTTGCTGGAAGTGCCCGGATTGGCAGCGTCCGCTGGGACCGGTACTACCACGTGATTCTGCCCGGTGACTCGTGCCTCCTTGCGCTGCTTGCGGAGCTGGGGCTCTCCAAGCAGGTAGTCTGGGAGCAAACCCGCACCGGCCTGTTCATCGATGGCGCACTCCACTCAGTGTCGTCGGCACGGGAATTTGCTCTGTTACCGGTCCTCTCGGTGGTGGATCGGCTCCGCTTTGGGCTCAATGTTCTGTACGCTTCCAGGCTGAGGAACTGGCGAAGTTTGGACAGGGTATCTGCAGTCGCATGGCTCCGCAGATGGTCAGGCCGGAACGTGTGTGCCCGCATCTGGGTGCCACTGCTGCGCGCCAAGCTTGGGGAGGAGTATAGCCGTGCCTCGGCCGCGTTCATCTGGGCCACGGTGCGCAGGTTGTATGGCGCCCGGGTTAGTGGCGACAAAAAGGAAAAACTCGGTTACGTGCAAGGAGGGTATGGCTCGGTGGTAGGCGCCATGAAGCGGGTGCTCGAAAAGCGCGGCGTGACCCTCAAGTGCGACCATCGGCTTTGGCGCGTTGAGCCTCGTGAGCAAGGGGGCTTTCTTCTCCATTTTGCGAACGGGGCGGTTCACCGCGCTGCCAAGGTGGTGCTCACCGTGCCCAACCCGACCATACTGTCTTCCTGCCCCTGGCTCAGCGAAACAGAGCAGACACAGCTACGAAAGGCAAGTTACATGGGGATTGTCTGTTTGGCCCTGCTTCTGCGGAAGCCTCTGGGAGGATACTACCTCACTAACATCGCTGACGAAGGCCTACCATTCACCGGGATTATCGAGATGTCTGCCCTGGTGGGAGCCGATTCTTTCCAGGGTTACACGCTGGTGTATTTGCCCAAGTATGTGCCTTCTGATGATCAGTTGTTCCTCACTCCGGACGAAGAGGTGCTGGAATCTTTCCTTAACGGTTTGCAGCGAATGTACCCGGCGCTCAAGCAAGAAGACATAGCAGGGTGGACTGTGACCAGGGATGGGCACGTGTTCGCTTTGCCGACCCTGGGCTATTCGGAAATAGCGCCGCCAATGCGCGCGAGCACGCCGGGCCTCTTTATCGTTAATTCGGCGCAAATTGTTTCCACCACGCTCAATGTGAACGAAGCGGTGCGCCAGGCAGAGGAAGCGGCAACAGTCATCGGGAGTTCGTGA